In Acinetobacter sp. WCHAc010034, a genomic segment contains:
- a CDS encoding efflux transporter outer membrane subunit, translated as MQMNLTRLAGALILASALAGCAAVVKSPYQAPALQMPADFQNSQALSRQVQADAYADQWWTLFGDAQLNQLIQQAFNANSDLAVAGINLQTARLKAGLAQNKQGLRASSSASAGHNIDLHSGDDASRGLSLSAGVSYELDLFGKLARQTEAAKWEALASEQDLQATAQSLVGTAASLYWQLGYLNERSAIAAQNLATAQKTYELVRAQYRAGAVSGLDLTQAEQSVQSQKSALSQTAQLQVQARTALATLLNQPVQQLNIAEPQRLPRIALPEIASGLPAELLSRRPDLQASELRLRKALAAKDAVKAGYYPSISLTGNLGASSTSLSSLLQNPALTLGTSLSLPFLQYNDMKKDLAVSDLEYEKAIIQHRQTLYQAFADVENALSSRTELNKQAALQERNLQLAEKTERLTEVRYRNGAVALKNLLDAQETTRNARLTLAQTKQSQYNAYVTLMQALGGSPVRQLP; from the coding sequence ATGCAGATGAATTTAACCCGGCTGGCAGGCGCCCTAATCTTAGCCAGCGCACTGGCCGGCTGCGCAGCCGTTGTCAAATCGCCTTATCAGGCGCCGGCGCTGCAGATGCCGGCGGACTTTCAAAACAGCCAAGCGCTGAGCCGGCAGGTGCAGGCTGACGCTTATGCGGACCAGTGGTGGACGCTGTTTGGCGATGCGCAGCTGAACCAGCTGATTCAGCAGGCCTTTAATGCCAATTCAGACTTGGCTGTAGCCGGAATCAACTTGCAGACAGCCCGCCTAAAAGCAGGGCTAGCTCAGAATAAGCAGGGCCTGCGCGCCAGCTCCAGCGCTTCTGCCGGACATAATATAGACCTGCATTCTGGCGACGATGCATCGCGCGGCTTATCGCTCAGCGCCGGGGTCAGCTACGAGCTGGATTTATTCGGCAAACTGGCGCGCCAGACTGAAGCGGCCAAATGGGAAGCGCTCGCAAGCGAACAGGATCTGCAGGCCACTGCGCAAAGCCTGGTGGGCACAGCGGCCAGCCTGTACTGGCAGCTGGGCTATTTAAATGAACGCAGCGCCATTGCGGCGCAGAATCTGGCCACGGCGCAAAAAACCTATGAACTGGTGCGCGCGCAATACCGCGCCGGCGCAGTCTCAGGCTTGGACCTTACGCAGGCGGAGCAGTCTGTGCAGAGCCAGAAGTCGGCATTAAGCCAGACCGCGCAGCTGCAAGTCCAAGCCCGCACTGCTCTTGCCACGCTGCTGAATCAGCCGGTGCAGCAGCTGAATATTGCCGAACCGCAGCGCCTGCCGCGCATTGCGCTGCCGGAGATTGCATCCGGCTTGCCGGCAGAACTGCTGTCGCGCCGCCCCGACCTGCAGGCCAGCGAGCTGCGCCTGCGCAAGGCGCTGGCGGCTAAAGATGCGGTCAAAGCCGGCTATTATCCATCCATCAGCTTGACCGGAAATCTGGGCGCGTCCAGCACCTCATTGAGCAGTCTGCTGCAGAACCCGGCGCTGACTCTAGGCACCAGCCTGAGCCTGCCTTTCCTGCAGTATAATGATATGAAGAAGGATTTGGCGGTCAGTGACCTGGAGTATGAAAAAGCCATTATTCAGCACCGTCAAACGCTGTACCAAGCCTTTGCCGATGTGGAAAACGCCCTGTCCAGCCGCACTGAGCTGAATAAGCAGGCGGCGCTGCAGGAGCGCAATCTGCAGCTGGCGGAAAAAACCGAACGCCTGACGGAAGTGCGCTACCGCAACGGCGCGGTGGCGCTGAAAAACCTGCTGGATGCGCAGGAGACCACGCGCAATGCGCGCCTGACTTTGGCGCAGACCAAGCAAAGCCAGTACAATGCCTATGTCACCTTAATGCAGGCATTGGGCGGCAGCCCGGTGCGGCAGCTGCCTTAA
- a CDS encoding tetratricopeptide repeat protein, which translates to MWFMLVLILGISGLAFWMWKRPDPVKRDQSGAAQHDLWLDHIDAQLQHAARLSGASQPDYQQAYQIYDGLAKQHELPQAYTQMGLMHLHGLGREKNQQNAVSFLEKAFRSGGDDAAYQLGLFYEDALQDVEKALYWHRRAAALGHLDAQYRINALSHQGDGLAEQHLALLQRNAENGHASSQHQLAQHYLAPGEAQQISAGLHALFQAAEQGHLPAHQQLYECWQFGLFLPPDEMRALQHMKACIALGDQRQLPAYRQAVLMGKYDAGQRQRVWSDLMIQAKEHKSPQAKAQLGDAYFHGWHAGKNETLAFRYWSEAAQEKNPEALCALAALYYEEYLVAHNPQKAFALYQHAHQCRPSHISLMGLGLCYLHGTGTAQDAGKAEALIRQAAVQGWRYEVSSSADQHYVIGLFYCLPSYPVPDRTKAAAYLQQASELGSKEALWMLYRLHAGQLFAELHDPAQAHNCLQQAADAGHALAQAELGRFYAQENSLHQSSALALHYLKQAAQQGNGAALNRLGEIHAQGLGVEADLELALEYYRQAAAQADADAYSHLGQMHLYGQGVERNLAAAQEWLEKGRAMGHARCAELLKNIEAYFNQESKF; encoded by the coding sequence ATGTGGTTCATGCTGGTATTGATACTGGGGATTTCTGGGCTGGCATTCTGGATGTGGAAGCGTCCAGATCCGGTAAAGCGCGATCAGTCCGGCGCGGCGCAGCATGATTTATGGCTGGACCATATTGATGCGCAGCTGCAGCATGCCGCGCGCTTAAGCGGCGCCAGCCAGCCGGATTATCAGCAGGCTTATCAAATTTATGACGGCTTGGCTAAGCAGCATGAACTGCCGCAGGCCTATACGCAAATGGGGCTGATGCATCTGCATGGGCTGGGGCGCGAGAAAAATCAGCAGAATGCGGTCAGCTTTCTTGAAAAGGCGTTCCGCTCAGGCGGCGACGATGCGGCGTATCAGCTGGGCCTATTCTATGAAGATGCGCTTCAGGATGTGGAAAAAGCGCTGTACTGGCACCGCCGCGCGGCCGCATTAGGGCATCTGGATGCGCAATACCGCATAAACGCCTTGTCGCATCAGGGCGATGGGCTGGCTGAACAGCATTTGGCGCTGCTGCAGCGCAATGCGGAAAATGGCCATGCCAGCTCGCAGCATCAGCTGGCGCAGCATTACTTAGCTCCGGGGGAAGCGCAGCAGATCAGCGCCGGCCTGCATGCGCTGTTTCAGGCGGCGGAGCAGGGGCATTTGCCTGCCCATCAGCAGCTTTACGAATGCTGGCAATTCGGCTTATTTCTGCCGCCCGATGAAATGCGCGCTTTGCAGCATATGAAAGCCTGTATTGCACTGGGGGATCAGCGCCAGCTGCCGGCTTACCGGCAGGCGGTGCTGATGGGGAAATATGACGCCGGCCAGCGCCAGCGGGTCTGGTCAGACTTAATGATTCAGGCCAAAGAGCATAAAAGCCCTCAGGCGAAGGCGCAGCTGGGCGATGCCTATTTTCACGGCTGGCATGCCGGCAAGAATGAAACTTTGGCTTTCCGCTACTGGTCAGAAGCCGCGCAGGAAAAGAATCCTGAGGCGCTGTGCGCGCTCGCGGCCCTGTATTATGAGGAATATCTGGTAGCTCACAATCCGCAGAAAGCCTTTGCGCTGTATCAGCATGCGCATCAATGCAGGCCAAGCCATATCAGCCTTATGGGGCTGGGGCTGTGCTATCTGCACGGTACCGGCACGGCGCAGGACGCCGGGAAGGCGGAGGCGCTGATCCGGCAGGCGGCTGTGCAGGGCTGGCGTTATGAGGTCAGCAGCAGTGCGGATCAGCACTATGTGATTGGCCTGTTTTACTGCCTGCCGTCTTATCCTGTGCCGGACCGGACAAAGGCCGCAGCTTATTTGCAGCAGGCGTCTGAACTTGGCTCTAAAGAGGCCTTATGGATGCTCTACCGGCTGCATGCAGGGCAGCTTTTTGCGGAACTGCATGATCCAGCGCAAGCCCATAACTGCCTGCAGCAAGCTGCAGACGCCGGCCATGCTTTAGCGCAGGCGGAATTAGGCCGGTTTTACGCTCAGGAAAACAGCCTGCATCAGAGCTCAGCCTTGGCGCTGCACTATTTAAAGCAGGCGGCCCAGCAGGGCAATGGCGCTGCCCTGAACCGCCTGGGTGAAATTCATGCGCAGGGCTTAGGTGTAGAAGCAGACTTAGAGCTTGCGCTTGAATATTACCGGCAGGCGGCTGCACAGGCCGATGCCGATGCATACAGCCATTTAGGCCAAATGCATCTGTATGGGCAGGGCGTTGAGCGCAATTTGGCTGCGGCTCAGGAATGGCTGGAAAAAGGCCGCGCCATGGGGCATGCGCGCTGCGCTGAACTGCTGAAAAACATTGAAGCGTATTTCAATCAGGAATCAAAGTTTTAA
- a CDS encoding ThiF family adenylyltransferase, translated as MTELLQDDEYERRFSGAAKIYGEGSFQHYEQSHVMVIGIGGVGSWAAEALARTGIGELTLIDMDVVAASNINRQLPAMTATLGREKIEVMAERCREINPRIKLNLIDDYLTPENLKELLAGAPDLILDCIDDVKAKLALMLHCRFNKIPLIVSGGAGGKLDPLKIRVADLSKTEQDPMLAKLRAQLRSKGICKKPKEKFGITCVYSTDNPFSSAEVCASAGLRCGGYGSAVVVTSSFAMIAVSEALKKLDAKRVKI; from the coding sequence ATGACTGAACTGCTCCAAGATGATGAATATGAACGCCGCTTTTCCGGCGCAGCCAAAATTTACGGCGAGGGCAGCTTTCAGCATTATGAGCAAAGCCATGTCATGGTGATCGGCATCGGCGGCGTCGGCTCCTGGGCGGCGGAAGCCTTGGCCCGCACCGGCATTGGCGAATTGACCCTGATTGACATGGATGTGGTGGCGGCCTCGAATATCAACCGCCAGCTGCCGGCCATGACGGCAACGCTGGGCCGGGAAAAAATTGAGGTCATGGCGGAACGCTGCCGCGAGATCAACCCCAGAATTAAGCTCAATCTGATTGATGACTATTTAACGCCGGAAAATCTCAAGGAACTGCTGGCCGGCGCGCCTGACCTGATTTTAGACTGCATTGATGACGTCAAAGCCAAGCTGGCGCTGATGCTGCATTGCCGCTTCAATAAAATTCCGCTGATTGTGTCCGGCGGGGCAGGCGGCAAGCTCGATCCGCTGAAAATCCGCGTGGCGGACCTATCAAAAACTGAACAGGACCCGATGCTGGCGAAACTGCGCGCGCAGCTGCGCAGCAAGGGCATCTGCAAAAAGCCCAAAGAAAAATTCGGCATCACCTGCGTGTATTCAACGGATAATCCATTTTCCAGCGCGGAGGTTTGCGCCAGCGCCGGCCTGCGCTGCGGCGGCTACGGCTCTGCGGTAGTGGTGACGTCCAGCTTCGCTATGATTGCGGTATCGGAAGCGCTGAAAAAGCTGGATGCAAAGCGCGTGAAAATTTGA
- the orn gene encoding oligoribonuclease, translating to MSSTPDTRLIWIDLEMTGLDTDNDQIIEVATIVTDDNLNILAEGPVLAVHQSDRVLNAMDEWNTRQHGQSGLIERVRRSKLTAQDAEQQTLDFLKKWVNPKSSPMCGNSICQDRRFLHRLMPEMEQYFHYRNLDVSSVKELAKRWRPEIMSGLKKNASHLAMDDIRDSIAELKYYRQYFFIMNKD from the coding sequence ATGAGCAGCACGCCGGATACCCGCCTGATTTGGATTGACCTTGAAATGACAGGTCTGGATACCGATAACGATCAGATTATTGAAGTTGCGACCATTGTGACGGACGACAACTTGAATATTCTGGCGGAAGGCCCTGTTTTGGCTGTGCATCAATCGGACCGCGTACTGAACGCCATGGACGAATGGAACACCCGCCAGCACGGCCAGTCCGGCCTGATTGAGCGCGTGCGCCGCAGCAAGCTGACCGCGCAGGACGCCGAGCAGCAGACGCTGGACTTCCTGAAGAAATGGGTCAACCCGAAATCTTCACCGATGTGCGGCAACTCGATCTGCCAGGACCGCCGCTTCCTGCACCGCTTAATGCCGGAAATGGAGCAGTATTTCCATTACCGCAATCTGGATGTGTCTTCGGTGAAAGAGCTGGCGAAGCGCTGGCGCCCGGAAATCATGAGCGGCCTGAAGAAAAACGCCTCGCACTTGGCGATGGATGACATCCGCGATTCAATCGCAGAGCTGAAATATTACCGCCAGTATTTCTTTATTATGAATAAAGACTGA
- the rsgA gene encoding ribosome small subunit-dependent GTPase A has product MALIRKRRLTEQQQRRIQQQHKSRQEEIDTSNDLEGLVVQHYGRQLEVQALSVPHPHPEKPEVCAGEPEPFWKPVELGSIWRCHTRTNLEALVTGDRVKWQADPNTGLGIITAIHPRQSLLTRPDRYHKVKPVAANVSLIVIVFASFPEVAPSLIDRYLVACANAEIPALLVLNKMDLVQENDPILTLIQEYKDLGYEVMQTQSSGDVSALAQRLAGETVAFVGQSGVGKSSLINTIVPEAAQKTNVISENSALGQHTTTSTRLIAFGDNAALIDSPGIREFGLWHLNTESVQHGFPEIFNLLGCCQFRNCTHKHEKQCALREAAAKGEILPRRLESYLRLIDEIAEAQQKN; this is encoded by the coding sequence ATGGCCCTCATCCGTAAGCGCCGCCTGACCGAACAGCAGCAGCGCCGCATTCAGCAACAGCACAAATCCCGTCAGGAAGAAATTGATACCTCCAATGATCTTGAAGGGCTGGTCGTGCAGCATTACGGCCGCCAGCTGGAAGTTCAGGCCCTGTCCGTTCCGCATCCCCATCCGGAAAAGCCTGAGGTTTGCGCAGGCGAGCCTGAACCGTTTTGGAAGCCAGTTGAGCTGGGCAGCATCTGGCGCTGCCATACCCGCACCAATCTGGAAGCCTTAGTGACCGGCGACCGGGTCAAATGGCAGGCCGACCCGAATACCGGCCTGGGCATTATTACCGCCATCCATCCGCGCCAGTCTTTGCTGACCCGCCCCGACCGCTACCACAAGGTCAAGCCGGTGGCGGCCAATGTCAGCCTGATTGTAATTGTCTTCGCCTCCTTTCCTGAAGTTGCGCCAAGCCTGATTGACCGCTATCTGGTGGCCTGCGCCAATGCCGAGATTCCCGCCCTGCTGGTGCTGAACAAAATGGATCTGGTTCAGGAAAATGATCCGATTCTGACCCTTATTCAGGAATATAAAGACCTGGGCTATGAAGTCATGCAGACCCAGTCCAGCGGCGATGTTTCCGCGCTGGCGCAGCGCCTGGCCGGCGAAACCGTGGCCTTTGTCGGCCAGTCCGGCGTGGGCAAAAGCTCGCTGATCAATACCATCGTTCCGGAAGCCGCGCAGAAAACCAATGTGATTTCTGAAAACTCGGCACTGGGCCAGCACACCACCACCTCAACCCGCTTAATTGCTTTCGGCGACAACGCCGCCCTGATTGACTCGCCCGGCATCCGCGAATTCGGCCTGTGGCATTTGAATACTGAAAGCGTGCAGCACGGCTTTCCGGAAATTTTCAATCTGCTCGGCTGCTGCCAGTTCAGGAACTGCACGCATAAGCATGAAAAGCAGTGCGCCTTGCGCGAAGCCGCCGCTAAAGGCGAGATTTTGCCCCGGCGCCTGGAAAGCTATTTGCGCCTGATTGATGAAATTGCCGAGGCGCAGCAAAAAAATTAG
- a CDS encoding rhodanese-like domain-containing protein, translating into MERWFEFMGNHPFLFGSLAVLVVLFFLLEGQRNGRKISPQSLGILVKAKNAMLIDLRDAKDFREGHISGSRNIPYSQITKHVEELKTSDRPLVFVCNLGQVAGSALQQVGHADAYRLDGGISNWKAQGLPLVKSK; encoded by the coding sequence GTGGAACGTTGGTTCGAGTTTATGGGGAATCACCCCTTTTTATTTGGCTCACTTGCTGTATTAGTGGTGCTGTTCTTCCTTTTAGAAGGCCAGCGCAATGGCCGCAAAATTTCACCGCAGTCGCTGGGGATTCTGGTTAAAGCGAAAAACGCCATGCTGATTGACCTGCGCGATGCGAAAGATTTCCGCGAAGGCCACATCAGCGGCAGCCGCAACATTCCGTACAGCCAAATTACAAAGCATGTTGAAGAACTGAAAACTTCTGACCGCCCACTGGTCTTTGTCTGCAACTTAGGCCAAGTGGCCGGTTCAGCGCTGCAGCAGGTCGGCCATGCCGATGCCTACCGCCTGGACGGCGGCATCAGCAACTGGAAAGCGCAAGGCTTGCCACTGGTAAAAAGCAAATAA
- the grxC gene encoding glutaredoxin 3, giving the protein MAEVTIYSTTVCPYCIRAKQLLERKGVAYKEINLSNEAPEARVELMQRTNHRTVPQIFIGEQFIGGFDQLYALEREGKLDELLA; this is encoded by the coding sequence ATGGCTGAAGTTACGATTTATTCAACCACCGTATGCCCATACTGCATCCGCGCAAAACAGCTCCTTGAGCGCAAAGGCGTCGCCTATAAAGAAATTAATTTATCCAACGAAGCGCCTGAAGCGCGCGTTGAATTGATGCAGCGCACCAATCACCGCACCGTGCCGCAAATCTTTATCGGCGAGCAGTTTATTGGCGGCTTTGACCAGCTTTACGCTTTAGAGCGCGAAGGCAAGCTCGATGAATTACTGGCTTAA
- the secB gene encoding protein-export chaperone SecB — translation MSEEQQAQPQLALERIYTKDISFEVPGAQVFTKEWQPELNINLSSSAEKIDPTHFEVSLKVVVQANNAGDTAFIVDVTQSGIFLIDGVEEERLPYILGAYCPNILFPFLREAVNDMVTKGSFPQLLLTPINFDAEFEANLERAQAAAAEGQA, via the coding sequence ATGAGTGAAGAACAACAAGCTCAACCGCAATTGGCATTAGAGCGCATTTATACTAAAGATATTTCTTTTGAAGTGCCTGGGGCGCAAGTATTTACCAAAGAATGGCAGCCTGAGCTGAACATCAACCTTTCATCTTCGGCTGAAAAGATTGATCCAACGCATTTTGAAGTGTCTTTGAAAGTTGTGGTGCAGGCCAACAATGCCGGCGATACGGCTTTTATTGTTGATGTCACTCAGTCCGGCATTTTCCTGATTGACGGTGTTGAGGAAGAGCGCCTGCCGTACATTCTTGGCGCATACTGCCCGAACATCCTGTTCCCGTTCCTGCGCGAAGCGGTGAACGATATGGTCACTAAAGGCAGCTTCCCGCAGCTGCTGCTGACGCCAATCAACTTTGATGCTGAATTTGAAGCGAACCTTGAGCGCGCTCAAGCGGCTGCTGCCGAAGGCCAGGCTTAA